One genomic segment of Bombina bombina isolate aBomBom1 chromosome 4, aBomBom1.pri, whole genome shotgun sequence includes these proteins:
- the LOC128657895 gene encoding gastrula zinc finger protein XlCGF26.1-like has translation MHTGEKAFSCSECGKFFTWTSSLIKHHKIDAGEKEFPCSDCGKCFDREKSLIDHQKIHTGEKAFSCSECGKCFTQKSHLIRHHQIHTVEKAFSCSECGKCFTWKSNLVDHQKIHTGEKAFSCSECGKCFTQKSALIKHHRIHTGEKAFSCSECGKWFMQKSDLIRHHMIHTGEFLFSCSDCGKCFNRKSNLIDHQKIHTGEKAFSCSECGKWFTLKSSLIKHHKVHTGDIFFPCSDCGKCFTEKSNLIKHQKLHTGEKEFPCSDCGKCFTQKSNLNKHQKIHTGEKDFPCSDCGKCFTQKSNLIRHHQIHTVEKAFSCSECGKCFTWKSNLVDHQKIHTGEKAFSCSECGKCFTQKSALIKHHRIHTGEKAFSCSECGKWFMQKSDLIRHHMIHTGEFLFSCSDCGKCFNRKSNLINHQKIHTGEKAFSCSECGKWFTLKSSLIKHHKVHTGDIFFPCSDCGKCFTEKSNLIKNQRIHTGEKEFPCSDCGKCFTQKSNLIKHQKIHTGEKEFPCSDCGKCFTQKSN, from the coding sequence atgcatacaggagagaaagcattttcatgttctgaatgtgggaagtttTTTACTTGGACATCATCTCTTATTAAACATCACAAAATTGACGCAGGAGAAAAAGAATttccatgttctgactgtgggaaatgttttgatCGGGAAAAAAGTcttattgatcatcagaaaattcacacaggagaaaaagcattttcatgttctgaatgtgggaaatgttttactcagaaatcacatcttattaggcATCATCAAATTCACACagttgaaaaagcattttcatgttctgaatgtgggaaatgttttacttggaaatcaAATCTCGTTGATCATCAAAAAatacatacaggagagaaagcattttcatgttctgaatgtgggaagtgttttactcagaaatcagctCTTATTAAGCATCacagaattcacacaggagaaaaagcattttcatgttctgagtgtgggaaaTGGTTTATGCAGAAATCTGATCTTATTCGGCATcacatgattcacacaggagaatttcttttttcatgttctgactgtgggaaatgttttaatcggaaatcaaatcttatcgatcatcaaaaaattcatacaggagagaaagcattttcatgttctgaatgtggcaaATGGTTTACTCTGAAATCATCTCTTATTAAGCATCACAAAGTTCACACAGGAGACATTTTTTttccatgttctgactgtgggaaatgttttactgagaaatcaaatcttattaagcATCAAAAacttcacacaggagaaaaagaatttccatgttctgactgtgggaaatgttttactcagaaatcaaatcttaataAGCATcaaaaaattcacacaggagaaaaagattttccatgttctgactgtggaaaatgttttactcagaaatcaaatcttattaggcATCATCAAATTCACACagttgaaaaagcattttcatgttctgaatgtgggaaatgttttacttggaaatcaAATCTCGTTGATCATCAAAAAatacatacaggagagaaagcattttcatgttctgaatgtgggaagtgttttactcagaaatcagctCTTATTAAGCATCacagaattcacacaggagaaaaagcattttcatgttctgagtgtgggaaaTGGTTTATGCAGAAATCTGATCTTATTCGGCATcacatgattcacacaggagaatttcttttttcatgttctgactgtgggaaatgttttaatcggaaatcaaatcttatcaatcatcaaaaaattcatacaggagagaaagcattttcatgttctgaatgtggcaaATGGTTTACTCTGAAATCATCTCTTATTAAGCATCACAAAGTTCACACAGGAGACATTTTTTtcccatgttctgactgtgggaaatgttttactgagaaatcaaatcttattaagaatcaaagaattcacacaggagaaaaagaatttccatgttctgactgtgggaaatgttttactcagaaatcaaatcttattaagcatcaaaaaattcacacaggagaaaaagaatttccatgttctgactgtgggaaatgttttactcaaaaatcaaat